CCGGCAAGCCGGTCGCGCTGGGCACGACGATGCTGGTGGCCGGGGTTTTTGCGGCGAACTTCGCGTTCACCGGGGCCGTGATGGCGGCGCTGTGGCGGACCGACCTGCGACGCTCGCTGCCCGTGGTCTATCCCCCCCTGCTGCTGTGCCTGTTCCTCCTGGTGTGGATCGGCCCGCTGCTGTGGATCCTGGCCGCCCTCACTCTGTACGCGTCCCTCGTGGTCGCCGCGAGAGCGAGGTTCCATTTCGACCGGCGCGTCGTCGTCGCGTCGCCCGGGGCGACCTGCGTCCGGTGTGGGTACGACTTCGCCGGCCTGCCCCGGTCGCGAGCGCCGGTCTGCCCGGAGTGCGGGGCGAGCCGCACGCCAACCCGCGCGAAGCAGCAGCGCAACTCGATGTAGAACATGCATTTAGAGAAAAGTTAATATTTACTTGACATACAGTTAGCAAATGCTAGTCTGGAAGGGTCCCGCAACGCCCCTCGGGGCGAAGGAGCCCGAATGACCGCTTCGCCAGACCACATGCTTCGTCTCCGGGTCGCGGAACTCGCCTGCCGCGTTCAGCGCCTCGAGAACGCTGTGTTCCCAGCCCTCGCGCCCACCCCCGAGCCCGAGAGACCCCTCGCGTCGGAGCCGGACCAGGCCGAGAGCCGGTCGATCCCCACCCGCGAGCTGACCGGGCTGGGCGAGACGCCCACGCGAGCGGCGCAGGACGGCCCGACGCAAACCCACCGGCGATCGTCCTTCGAGATCGAGCGACTCATCGGCGGCAAGACCTTCGCCGCGGCGGGCGCCGTGGCTGTGGTCGTCGCGGCCGGGCTTTTCCTCAAGCTCGCGTACGACCAGGGCTGGCTGGGACGGATCCCCGACGGGTGGAAGTGCCTGAGCGCCGGCGCGTTCGGCGCGGCCCTGCTGGCAGCGGGCGAGATCGCGCTGCGTCGATGGGGTCGTCTGGCGTCGGCCGGGCTGACCTCGGCCGGGCTGGGCGTGATGTACGCGGCGGCGTTCGCGTCGCACGCGATGTACTCCCTGGTGTCGCCCTCCGGCGCGTTCGGGCTGCTCTTCGTGATCGTCGCGCTGGGCGTGGTGCTCGGCAGCCGGGCGAAACTCGCGTTCGTCGCGACGCTCGCGCTTGCCGGGGGGTATCTCGCGCCGATCCTGCTGCGCGATTCCGCGGCGGCGCCGGCGTTCCTGCCCTCCTATCTGCTGGCGTTGCTGGTCACGGGGCTCGTGCTGAACGCGCGCCTCGGGCCGGTGTTCACGGCGCCTCGCGTCGCGGCGCTGCTGGGCACGCTGGGCCTGGGCACGCTGTGGGTGTATGACGCTGGCGCCACGCACCCTGCGCTGGCGATCGCCTTCGTCAGCGCGTGCTGGGCCCTGGTCCACGCCGAGACGGTCTGGGCGTGCCGGCGCGACGATCGATCCGGAGAGCGACACACGAACGCGTGGGAGCGCGCTGCGCCCCGGCTGCTCACGAGCTTCACGCTGACGGCGTGGGCGATCTCCTTCGCGATCCTCGTCCTTGATGATCGCGGGCTGACGACCTGGCACGCGCCGGCGATCGGGGCGGCGCTGACGGGCGCGCTGGCGTTCACGCTCGGGCGCGGGCTGGCGGTTCTGCGCGCGCCGGTGGATCGCGCGTCCTCGAGTCTGGGCGTCGCGCTCGCGTGCCAGTGCGGCGCGCTGCTGGCGCTCGCGCTGGCGATGGCGCTGAGCGACGAAGCGCTGAGTTTCGCCGGGCTGGCGCTCGCGGTCGCGTCGCTGGCGGCGGCGCGCGCGATCGGCTCTCGCGGGCTGCGCGTCTACGGCGTCGTGGCGTTGGCGCTCGCGACGGCGCGACTCGTCTTCGTCGAGCTGGCGTTCGAGCTGACCAACAGCGGGCTGTTCACGATCTCGCCCTGGAAAACGATCGACCTGGGCGGCGTGGTGCTGACCCGCTGGACGGTGATGGCGTCGCTGGGCTTCCTTTCTTGGACGCTCGCGGCAGTGTTCACGCGCCCGGGCAGCCCGACGAGCGTGCGCGACGCGACGCGCCTGGGCTTCCTGTGGATCGGCGCGACCCTGCTCCTGCTCTCGGTGGTCAGCGACGAAGCGACGACCAGGGGCCTGAGCGTGGCGTGGGTCGTGATCGCGACGGCGTACGCGCTGGGCGCCGCGGCGATGACGCGTTTGCCGGCGCAGCTGTTCGCGAGCGTCGGCGTCTCGATCGCTGCGGTCGCCTGGCTCTCGGGCTGGCCCGTCCTGCGATGGGACGAGGACGCGTCGGCGCCCCTGCTGCACGACGCCCTTTTCGTGGCGCTCGCGCTCGGGGCGGGGTACGCCGTCGTCCGGTGGGCGACCCGCCGCGCGACGATCCTGCCGGAGATCGGCGGCGGAGTGCGCGCGATGTGCGCGGCAGGCGTGGTCGGAGTCGCGTTCATCGCCAGCTCGGCGGAGGTCGCGCGCCTGGCGTCGCTGCATATCGAGGATGAGACAGCCAAGCTCGCGTCGCTGACGCTGTGGTGGGCGATCTTCGCGTCGGGCATGATCGTCGCGGGGTTCGTGCGCTCGGTCCCCCTCGTGCGTCACGCCGGGCTGGCGCTGCTCGCGACGGCGGCGGCGAAAGCGGTCGGGATCGACCTCTCGTCGGTCGAGCCGGCGTGGAGGGTCGCGAGTCTGCTGGGCGTCGGGCTGTTCATGCTCGGCGTGGCCGCCGGGTACACGCGCGTGTCGCGCGCCGCGTCGTCGAAAGACACCACGGAGAAGGAGCGTGCGGCCTAGTTCATCGCGCGCCCTTGGCCGGCTCGCGCTCGAGGGCCGCGTCGAGACTCTCGTCCTGCGTGGTGAAGTAGAGGTCGATCACGCCCGGCTGCGCCTCGCCGCGCCAGTCGCGGACGATGCGCCCGTTCTGCACGAGCAGGGTGATGGGCGTCTGGTTGCCCCACGACCAGGTCGGGATCTTGAGCGGGATCAGGTCCTCCCACTCGATCGCGAGGATCCCCATCGCGGCCTTCCCGGCGGCGAGGTCTTCCTCGTAGATCTGGCGCGCGTCGGTCCACTCGGGCAGGTGCTTCTGGCAGATGTCGCAGTTGCGGTTGTAGACATAGATCAGCCAGGGCAGCGGCGCGTCGGGCGATGACGCCTTCGCGAGGTCGTCCATCCACGCGGGCTTCGCGGCCTGCCCCAGCGCGCCGCGCTCGAAGGCGCGCGGCAGGCGCAGCAGCGCGTCGCGCGCCGTGACGCGCCCGGTCTCGACGGCGGCGCCGAAGTCCTCGCCTCCGGGCCGGTCGGTGGGCGCAGCGGGCTGCGCCGCGTCGGGAGGCGTGGTGGGCGAGGGGATCGTTTCGGAAGGGGGTTCGATCTCGCGGAAGATGTCGCCGAAGTCGGCGTCGTGCTCGCCCGGGGGCGTGGCGTGGCGGCTGTACATCGCGCCGGCGACCAGGAGCGTGGGGGCAAGAACGAGCGTGAGGGCGAAGCCCCAGGGGCGCAGGCCCCAGGCGCGCGCGAGCCACGCGCTCATGAAGACGATGGCCGCGTCGAGCGTGAGCGTGATGTGGGGCGGGATGGAGATGCCCCCGAAGCAGCCGCAGGACTCGGCCCCGATGATGAGCCGGTGGAGCGCGACGCCCACGAACCCGCTGAACATCGCGGCGATGAAGGCCCACATGACGCCCCATCGATGGAGCGCCAGGAGCATGAGCCCGACGACCGCCTCGAAGATCGCCTGATACTCGCCCGGGATGGGCTCGATCTGGTCGACGGGCTTGGTGGTGAGCAGTTTGCCGTAGACGCCCAGCGCGAGGAAGGCCACGACGCCGAGGGCCGCGACGAGGGAGATAACTTTTTTGAAATGGTCGGGTCGTCGCGCCGGGGCGCGCCGGGGTGTGTCGGACATCGTCGTGCTCGCGGCGGGGTGCGATGCGTGGGTTCGGAGACGAAAGACGCCGGCGACGGGGGATCCCCATCGCCGGCGCGGAGTGTGTGCGCGGGGCGCGGCGGGATCAGCGGGCCGCGCGCGGGTCGGGGCGCATGGCGAGACGCCCGAAGACCCAGTAGGTCTCCTCGGTGTCGCGCCACTTGATGGTGACGGGCTCGTTGATGAGGGTCGAGCCGTTCGCCGGCAGGGTGCCCACGACGGTGACCTCGAAGGCGTAACCCTCGTCGGTGCGCTCGGACTTCACGAGCGAGAACTTGAGGTGCTCGCTCTTGCCGGAGACGGTGGGCATGCCGGGCTCATCCTCGGAGCGCCGGCGTTCCTTCACGTTGATGGTGAAGGTCGAGGGCTGGCCCGGGGTGACGTAGCCGAGCATGGAGCGATCGGCGCCGAGCTGCCAGGCGCGCCTGGGGTCGGGGCGCGGCATGATGGCCGGGTGCAGGACGCGCAGGTCGACGACCGGCGCGTCGGGATGATCGGTCTCGACGACCCACCACAGGGGCAGGTCCTTCGAATCGACGCCGCGGATGTTCCAGACGAGGGAGTACTCGCTCTTCGGGCTGTCCTTGGCGGCGTCGAAGTCCTTGAAGACCGCAGGGGCCCCGTTGACGGAGAGGATGTTGAAGGGCTTGCCGTTGATCTCGGTGACGCGGACCTCGCCGGTGTCGGACTGGAAGGCGCCGACAAAGACGGGGTCGGCCTTGATGTCGTACGCGACATCGGCGGTGACCCAGACCTCGAACGGGGGCGCGTAGCCCTCGACATAGACGCGCACGGTGCGCTGCATGGAGCCGATGAACTCGCCGGCGTCGAGCGTCGCGGTGAGCTCGACCGACTCGCCCGGGGCGAGGGTGCGCTTGGGGAGTTCGGCGACGGTGCACGAGCACGAGGAGTTGACGCGCGCGATGTTGATGGTCTCGGCGCCGGTGTTCGTGAGGGTGATCGTGCCGGTCTTCTTGCCGTGGGGGCGGATGACGCCCATCTCGACCTTCTCGGGGGAGGCCTTGAGGGGCGGGATCATGCGCCGGACCTGCTGACCGTCGGTGGGCGCGCTCTGAGGGGCGACGCGCACGCCGTCCTGCGTCACGGGTCGCGGCTGCGCAGGGGCGGCGGGCTCCGCGGGTCGCGGGGGCTGCGCGCCGCCGCCGCCGAGCTGGGCGATGGACGCGCTGGAGAGGGCCACCGTCGCGCCGAGGGCGCCCGCGAGCATCACGCCGGCTCGCCGGGAAAGTTCACACCGTTTTGACCTGTTCATCGCACACTTTCTCCTCGATCAGACACTTAGGGGGTCGTGGCCTTCTGACGCGCTCGCGCCCGGGGGGTTCCAACTCCCCGGGGCGAATCGCCGGCCGGGCGCCCACCCGCCCGAAGCATGGCCCCCGGACGGGTCGTCGGCAACGCCCGAGAACGCACTATTCGCCCCCGGGGCGCTCCCCGGCGCTCGCATCCGGCCCCGACCTCGATACCCTTCCTTCCCACGCGGCACGACCGGATCGCCGCGGCCTGCCCCCCTCCGACGCCCCCGATGCCGCGCATCTCCCCCTTCCACGCCGTCCGACCCCGACCCGAGCAGGTCGGGCGGGTCGTCGGTCTCCCCCACGACGTCGACTCTCGCGAGGAGGCCATCCGGCTCTCGCGCGACAACCCGTCGTCGTTCCTCCATGTCGTGCACGCGGAGGCGGATGTTCCCGAGCCCCTCGTCGAGGGCGACGCACGCGTCCCGGCGCAGGCGGCCAAGGCCTTCAAGCGCCTGCTCGACGAGGGCGTCTTCGTGCGCGACGACGCGGCGCGGGTCTTCGTGTATCGCCAGTCGGGAGAGGTCGCCGGCGAGTTTCATTCGCAGACCGGCCTGCTGTGCTGCGTCGACCTTCGCGACTACGACGAGGGGCGCATCAAGAAGCACGAGAAAACGCTCTCGGCGAAGGAAGACCGGCACGTCGCGCACTTGCTCGCCGTGCGCGCCCACGCCGCGCCCGTGCTGCTGGCCTGCCGCGACGACGAGCGGATCAAGTCCCTGCTTCGCGAGCACACCTCCAGGGCGCCGCTCTACGACTTCACGGACGCGATCCGGCACGAGGTCTGGGCGGTCGAGGACGGTTCGGCGTTCGTCGAGGCCTTCGGGCGTCTGGACGGCGCGTACATCGCCGACGGGCACCATCGCAGCGCCGCCGCGTCTCGCGTCGCGTCCACGCTGCGCGAGGAGCGCGGCGCCGGGCGGGGCGACCTGGAGTGCGACCGCTACCTCGTCGCGCTCTTTCCGGCGAGCGAGCTGAAGATCCTTCCCTTCCACCGGGCCATCCGCGACCTGCGCGGGCTCACCCCGGCGCAGTTCCTCGACGCGCTGGCGAGGGTCGCCGACATCGCCGACGCGTCGACCCCCGAGCCGGGCGGCGCGGGCACGGTCGGCGTGCGCATCAAGGGCGTCCCCGGCTGGCGGCGCGCGACCTTCCACGCCGATCGCGTCGACCGCGACGATCCCGTCCGCTCGCTCGATGTGTCGCTCCTCGCGGACCTCGTGCTCGAGCCCATCCTGGGCGTGACCGACCCGCGCAGCGACCCGCGCATCGAGTGCGTCCCCGGGGCGCGAGGCGTCGGGGAGCTCGAGCGCATGCTCGACGAAGGCGAGGCCGAGGTCGTCTTCACGCTCCACCCAACCGCGATCGGGCAGCTCCTCAGCGTCGCCGACGCGAACAAGACCATGCCCCCGAAAAGCACCTGTTTCGAGCCCAAGATCCGCCCGGGCCTGCTCGTCCATATGCTTGACTGAACACACCGACACCCGGGAACGAAGAACGAAGGAGCGCGATCAACGATGAAGGTTCTCATCGCGGACAAGTTCGAGAAGGCCGGCGTCGAGGGGCTCAAGCGCCTCGGCTGCGAGGTCGTCTCCCTCCCCGACGCCACCGCAGACGACATGGGCTCGCTGCTCGCCGAGCACGCGCCCGAGGTCCTCATCGTGCGCTCCACCAAGGTCAAGGCCCCGGCCTTCGCCCAGGCCGAGTCGCTCAAGCTCATCGTGCGCGCCGGCGCCGGCGTCGACAACATCGACCTCGACGCCGCCACGAAGCACGGCGTGTTCGTCGCCAACTGCCCCGGCATGAACTCCTCCGCCGTCGCCGAACTCACCTGGGCCCTCATCCTCGCCTGCGACCGGCGCGTGCCAGACCAGGCGCAGCAGCTCCGCGAGGGCAAGTGGAACAAGAAGGAGTTCGGCAAGGCCCGCGGCCTGCGCGGGCGCACCCTCGGCATCGTCGGGCTCGGCTCCATCGGCAAGGAAGTCGCGAATGTGGGCAGGGCCTTCGGAATGCCCGTGCTCGTCTGGTCGCGCTCCCTCACCGACGACGCCGCCCGCGAACTGGGCGTCGCGCGCGCCGCCACGCCCCTCGATGTCGCGAAGAACGCCGACGTCATCAGCGTGAACATCGCCGCTAACGCCGACACCAAGGGCATGATCGACCGCGCGTTCTGCGACGCGATGAAGCCCGGCGCGATCTTCGTCAACACCAGCCGCGGCAGCGTCGTCGACGAGAAGGCCCTGCTCGACGCGATCACCGGCAAGGGCGTCCGCGCCGGGCTCGATGTCTTCGAGAACGAGCCGACCACCCCAACCGGCGAGTTCACCAACGACCTACTCAAGCAGCCCGGCGTCGTCGGCACGCACCATGTCGGCGCGTCGACCGATCAGGCGCAGGACGCCATCGCGGGCGAGACCGTCCGCATCGTCGAGCAGTTCAAGAAGACCGGAACACCCCCGAACACCGTCAACAAGCCGCAGAAGAAGCCCGCGGCCGTCTGACCAACGACTTCACGCACGCACCGACCTGAGCCGCAAGCACACCGCCTGAAAGGACCACGCCAGATGCACACCCGCAAGACCTTCAATTTCTCCGCCGGCCCCGGCGTCCTCGCCGAGAGCGTGCTGAAGCAGATCCAGAAGGACATCTGGGACATCCACGGCACCGGCATCGGCGTGCTCGAGCACTCCCATCGCGGCGGGTCGATCGACCGCGTCTTCGACGAGACGCAGGCGCTCTTCCGCGAACTCGCCGGCATCCCCGACAACTACAAGATCCTCTTCATGACCGGCGGCGCCAGCGCGCAGTTCCACCTGCTGCCGATGAACTTCCTCGCCGGCACGAACAAGACCGCCGACTACATCGACACGGGCGTCTGGGCCAACAAGGCCTACAAGGAAGCCAAGGCCCTCGCGAGCGTCCACCTCGCCGGCTCCAGCGAGGACAAGAACCACTCGTACATCCCCGGCAAGGACGCGCTGAAGTTCTCGGCGTCGCCCGCCTATGTGCACTACTGCTCCAACAACACGATCTACGGCACCGAGTGGCACCGCATGCCGGAAGCCCCCTCGGGCGTGCCGATCGTGTGCGACATGTCGTCCGACATCTTCTCGCGACCGCTCGATGTGACGAAGTTCCACTTCATCTACGCCGGCGCGCAGAAGAACCTCGGCCCCGCGGGGACGACGATCGTCATCGCGCGCGAGGACTTCCTCGAGCAGGGCAGCAAGACGATCCCCTCGCTGTGCCAGTACCGCGAGTACGCGAAGAACGACAGCCGCCCGAACACGCCCCCGGTGTTCCCGATCTACGCCGTTGGCGAGGTGCTGAAGTGGATCAAGAGCGAGGGCGGGCTGAAGGCCATGCAGAGCCGCAACGAGGCGAAGGCCAAGCCCCTCTACGACTTCCTCGACGCGCAGGACTTCTTCCGCGCCCACGCCCAGAAGGGCTCGCGCTCGCTGATGAATGTGACCTTCCGCCTGCCGACCGAGGACCTCGAGAAGCAGTTCATCAAGGAGGCGACCGCCGCGGGCATGGACGGCCTGAAGGGCCACCGCTCCGCCGGCGGCATGCGCGCGTCGATCTACAACGCTTTCCCGCCCGAGGGCGTGACGGCGCTGGTCGCGTTCATGGAGAAGTTCGCGAAGGCGAATGCGAACAAAGCGATGGCGTGATCTTTCCCCCCTCCCGCTCGCGAGATGGGCCGGGGGAGGGTCTTCATCGAACAGCACGTACCACGGGTCGGGCGCTCGCGTCCGGCCCGTGTTCGTTTCACGCCACCGCGTGCGTGCCCCGGTCCTCGCGCCGTTCGCGCCGCTTCATCGCGCGGGCGACGCTTTCGAACTCGTCCTCGACGCGATCCAGCAAGGGCTCGAGCACCAGCGGGCGGTTGCCGGGCGTCTCGGCCTCGATCGCGGCGCCGATCGATCCCAGCAGCAGCGCGTCGAACAGCCCGCCCCCGGCGGCGAGCGTGAGCCCGACGACGCTGAGCATCGCGTCGCCGCAGCCCAGCGGGTCGACGGCGCGAGGGGCGAAACTGGGGAGGAAGTCGTTGAGCATGCGACCCGACGAATCCTTGCGCGTCGCGTCGAAGGCGACTGCGCCGTCTTCGCCGAGTTTCACGAGAACATGCTTCGCCTGGGCGCGCGCGGCGATGGAGCCGGCGAGGGTCGCCACGCCGTCGGTGGGGTTCTGGAGCGCGCTACGGAGTTCGCTCTCGGTGGGCATGAGCACATCGCAGCCCTTGAGGGCGAGCAGGTCGGCGCGCGGACCCGAGACATCGCCCAGCATGACGCGGGTGCGAGGGCGCAGGAGTTTGATGAGCCGGCCCAGCGTGTCCTGCGAGAGGGCGCCGTAGCCGAAGTCGATCAGCGCGACGACATCCCACGCCGGGGCGGCGTTCTCGATCTCGCGCACGAAGTCGTCGACGCTGTGGCGCGAGAACGCCGGGGGCGGCGCGTCGTCGAGTTTCAGCAGTTTCTGGCCCTTCGCGAGGTATCGCCTCTTGCGAGGGATGCGCCCGGCGTGGCGCAGCGGGATCGTGTCGATCGCGTGGTCGTCGCACATCCTCAGCAGTTGGCCGCTGCTGCGCCCGCGCCCGACGGGCGTCGCGAGCGTGACCTTGGCGCCAAGCCCTCGCAGGTGCTGGGCGATGATCGCGGCCCCGCCCATGAAGCGCTCTTTCCCGACGAGCGTGGCGTTCATCATGGGCGACTCCCCCGCGATGTGCGTGGGGTCGCAGTGCATGTACTCGTCGAGAATGGTGTCGCCCACGACCAGGCAGCGCAGCCCGGCGGCGTGCTCCAGAAGTTTGCGCAGGCCGCGCTCGGTCTGGTGGTGGCGCTGCAGATAGCCCGCGACGCGATCGGCGGTGAGCGCCCAGTCTCGCGAGCGGGTGTTGATGATGCTCGTGGAGGAATAGACGACATCGCCCGAGGAGAAGAGGACCTTGCCCCCGTAGGCGAGCACGACATCGCGCTCGGCGGCGAGGCGGGCGTCGTGGGCGTCCTTGTACTCGGCGCCTTTCACATAGCGGTCGGGCTTGATGGCCTGCAGCGTGTCGACGGCGGTGGGCGAGGGGGACACGACGACGAGGTCCACGCACTCGAGGGCCGCGAGGTTCTCGGCGCGCAGGCGCTCGGGCACGAGCGGGCGACCGAGGCCCTTGTCGATGACGGCGTCAGCGGAGACCGAGACGACGAGCATGTCGCCCTGCGCCCTGGCCCAGAGCAGGTGGCGGAGGTGGCCGGGGTGGACGATGTCGAAACACCCGTGGCACATGACGACGGTGCGTCCGCGGCGCTGGGCGTCGCGGGCGGTGGTGGCCGCCTGGGCGATGGAAACAACCTTCTGGGCCTGATTCACGCTGAAGTTATCGTCCCTTTCCGGACGATGGCTGAACCGGAGTCTTCGCACAATGAGCCGCTTCAGCGTGATCATCGCGACGCGGAACCGGGCCGCGGCCCTGAGGGAGACGCTCCGCGCACTTCCTGCCGACGCCGAGGTGCTGGTCGTGGATAACGCGTCGACGGACCTGACCGGCAGCGCGGTGCGCGACGCGAGGCCCGACGCGACGCTCATCAGGCTCGACGAGAATCTGGGCCCGACGGCCAAGCAGATCGCGCTGGAGCGTGCGACACGCGAGTACGTCGTGGCGCTGGATGACGACTGCGCCCCCCTCCCCGAGTCGTGGGGCCCGATGGAGCGCCGGCTCGACACCGACCGGCAGCTCGCGTGCGCGGGCTTCGGGGTGCGTCTGCCGGGCGGGCAGTGGGAGTGCGGGGCTTTGCCGCGGGTGTTCGTCGGCGCCGCCGTCGCGTTCCGGCGCGAGGCGCTGCTGGGCGCCGGGGGCTATGACCGTCGGCTGTTCATGCAGGCGGAGGAGTACGACATCGTGTACCGGCTCGCGGCCCGCGGGTGGGAGTGCGCGGTGTTCCACGACCTGGTGGCGATCCATCGCAAGCACCAGAGCGGGCGTCGCCCGTCGCGCACGATCTATCTCGACGCGCGGAACAACATCAGCCAGGCGCTGCGCTACCTGCCTGCGCCCTGGCGCGCGATGTACGCGAAGGCGTGGACGGAGCGGTACCTCGCGCTTGGGCGCACGGCGCAGTCGCCCTGGGCGGCGCGCCGGGGCGTGCTGGCGGCGCACGCGGCGCCCTCTTTGCGGTCACGGCGCACGCTGGACGAGCGGATCTTCGACGACCTGTTCGGTCGCGCCCGGATCGAGGGCGCGTTCCGTCGCCTGCACGCGTCGGGCGTTCGGCGCGTGGTGTTCGCGACGCTGGGGAAGAACATCCCGATGTACCTGGAGTGCGCGCGGCGCGTCGGCGTGCGCGTCGAGGCGATCGCGGACGACCGCTTCGTGCATGCCGGCATTCGCTGGTGCATGGGCACGCCGCTGCTGGAATCCTCGCAGGCGAGGACGGAGCGATTCGACGCGGTGGTGGTGAGCAACAGCGCGCCGCTGTTCGCGCACGAGACCGCGCGACGCTGGCGCACGATCACCAATCGGCCGGTCTACGCGTTCGAGGCGATCGACCCCGAGCGGTTCGCGTGCGATGTGGAGCACCGCGGGCTGGGGGCGGCGTGAACGCTCGGCGCATCAGAACCGGAACACGGCGCTGAGCCCGATGAAGGGCGCGGGCTCGAACTCCTGCTTGCCGAAGGTGCGCCCGTTGGAGTCGAGCGAGGTGAGCTTTGACCACACGATGGCGCCGCCCTCGACGCCCAGCTCGATCCTGTTGGACGGGCGGTACTTGGCCTCGAGCCCGAGGATGACGGCGCGTTCGCGCGCCACGCCGTCGGGGTTCACGGCGCGCGAGTCGTCGAGGCGCCAGTCGCGCAGCTCGTAGTTGCCGAACGCGCCGACGGTCCAGTGCTCCGCGACCTGGTAGGACAGCAGCAGCCCGAGCTCGCGCGAGACGAGGCGGAGCTTCTCGTCGATGCGCCAGTCGATGCCGATCAGGGGAATGATGAGCGCGTCGTCCTCGATCTGCGAGCCGGCGGCGATGCCGAAGGTGAACGCGAGGTCCTTGCTGACGCGGTATTCGGCGCCGACGACGCCGCGCAGTTCGAGAGAGTCTTCGAGATCGGCGCCCGACTCGAAGGCGAGGCGCACATCGACGCCGACAAGCCAGCTCCAGACCTCGTCGACGCGGTTGAAGAGCGTCGCGCCGAGCCGGTAGCTCTGGAGGTGGTCCCAGGGGTCGTCGGCGCCGGGCATGACGCCCTGCACGTCGTCGAAGTCGTAGTAGGACTGCGAAGTTGACGCGGCGATACGGAGGCGCATCGAGTCGTTGAGCGACGTGGTCCACGCGAGCGTCGCGTCGAGACGCCCGAGGTCGTACGACCCTGTCTGCTTGCCGTCGGCGCCGAACGCGCCGCGCCCGCGGATGTCGAGCTCGATGAACGAGCGCGCCGACTCGATCTCGTCGAGGGTGCGCTCGAGCCGCTCGGGCCTGTCGGGGGAGAGGGGCTGATTCTCTGGCGCGTAGGGGTTGGCGCAGAGCGCGACCGACGATGCGAAAAGGGGAAGGACGCGGAGGGGTGTGGCTCGCATTCGGGCGCAATGTAGCCAGTCAGACGCGCATCCGCCACGCGAAGAGCAACCACTCCATCGCCAGGAAAAGCACCGAGGCGAGCGCAAACAGGTGCCAGATTTCCCGGGGGGCCGCCTCGCCCGCCCTGACGGCGTCGGAGTCGCGCGTCGTGATGGGGAGGCGGTCGGCCGCCCGGATGGCGCTTTCCCGCGCGTCGGCGAGGTTGACCGGCGCGACGGCGTCCTCGGGCAGCGCCCCGGCGAGCGAATACAGACCCGCGCGTGTGGGAATCCCGAGCGAGACCCTCGAGGCGGACCCGTCGGCGGGCGCGCGGGCTTCGAGCGTGGCCGGCCCGGTCGCCTCGATCCGCGCGGCGCCGGGCGCCGGGCGGACGACCAGGGGCTGCGCCGTGGTGAACGCCCGGCCCGCGGCGCTGGCGCGCGGCGCGAGCGCCTCGACCGTGTTCGCGAGGAACACGAGAAATCCGATGTCGAGGGGCCAGGTGCTCTGCGCCAATTCGAACGCGACGACGACGCGCCCGACGCCGCGATGCTCCAGGAACACGATCAGGGGCGAGCGCTCGCCGAAGGCGATGGGCTCGACGCGCGAGACCCCCGACTCGCCCACGCCCGGGAGCGTGAGCTGGAGGGGCCGGGCGACGAGCGTGTCGCCCAGCGCCACGGCGCGCATCAGCGGGTTCGTGCGCTGCCATGAGACGAACCGCGTCGCGCGCGCCGGGCCACCGAAGGGCTCCAGCACGAGTCCCTCGATCCGCGGCGGCGCGCCGAACGAAACGCTCGGCGTGAGCGGCAGCGCGCCGGTCGTCACGCGGTCGTACACCACCAGATCCGCGGTCAGCGGCGAGCCGGCGGATCGGTCGTTGCGGTCTACGAGCTCGTCGTGCTGGGTCGGCGTCATGACGCGCAGCAGGCGCGGCTCGAGCGCCTCGAGCGCCTCGCGCAGGAAGGAGTCCGGGGACGCGCGGCCGGGAACGGCGCCGACCGGCGCGACCAGCGC
This Phycisphaeraceae bacterium DNA region includes the following protein-coding sequences:
- a CDS encoding DUF2339 domain-containing protein, with translation MTASPDHMLRLRVAELACRVQRLENAVFPALAPTPEPERPLASEPDQAESRSIPTRELTGLGETPTRAAQDGPTQTHRRSSFEIERLIGGKTFAAAGAVAVVVAAGLFLKLAYDQGWLGRIPDGWKCLSAGAFGAALLAAGEIALRRWGRLASAGLTSAGLGVMYAAAFASHAMYSLVSPSGAFGLLFVIVALGVVLGSRAKLAFVATLALAGGYLAPILLRDSAAAPAFLPSYLLALLVTGLVLNARLGPVFTAPRVAALLGTLGLGTLWVYDAGATHPALAIAFVSACWALVHAETVWACRRDDRSGERHTNAWERAAPRLLTSFTLTAWAISFAILVLDDRGLTTWHAPAIGAALTGALAFTLGRGLAVLRAPVDRASSSLGVALACQCGALLALALAMALSDEALSFAGLALAVASLAAARAIGSRGLRVYGVVALALATARLVFVELAFELTNSGLFTISPWKTIDLGGVVLTRWTVMASLGFLSWTLAAVFTRPGSPTSVRDATRLGFLWIGATLLLLSVVSDEATTRGLSVAWVVIATAYALGAAAMTRLPAQLFASVGVSIAAVAWLSGWPVLRWDEDASAPLLHDALFVALALGAGYAVVRWATRRATILPEIGGGVRAMCAAGVVGVAFIASSAEVARLASLHIEDETAKLASLTLWWAIFASGMIVAGFVRSVPLVRHAGLALLATAAAKAVGIDLSSVEPAWRVASLLGVGLFMLGVAAGYTRVSRAASSKDTTEKERAA
- a CDS encoding DUF1573 domain-containing protein, which gives rise to MLAGALGATVALSSASIAQLGGGGAQPPRPAEPAAPAQPRPVTQDGVRVAPQSAPTDGQQVRRMIPPLKASPEKVEMGVIRPHGKKTGTITLTNTGAETINIARVNSSCSCTVAELPKRTLAPGESVELTATLDAGEFIGSMQRTVRVYVEGYAPPFEVWVTADVAYDIKADPVFVGAFQSDTGEVRVTEINGKPFNILSVNGAPAVFKDFDAAKDSPKSEYSLVWNIRGVDSKDLPLWWVVETDHPDAPVVDLRVLHPAIMPRPDPRRAWQLGADRSMLGYVTPGQPSTFTINVKERRRSEDEPGMPTVSGKSEHLKFSLVKSERTDEGYAFEVTVVGTLPANGSTLINEPVTIKWRDTEETYWVFGRLAMRPDPRAAR
- the serC gene encoding 3-phosphoserine/phosphohydroxythreonine transaminase: MHTRKTFNFSAGPGVLAESVLKQIQKDIWDIHGTGIGVLEHSHRGGSIDRVFDETQALFRELAGIPDNYKILFMTGGASAQFHLLPMNFLAGTNKTADYIDTGVWANKAYKEAKALASVHLAGSSEDKNHSYIPGKDALKFSASPAYVHYCSNNTIYGTEWHRMPEAPSGVPIVCDMSSDIFSRPLDVTKFHFIYAGAQKNLGPAGTTIVIAREDFLEQGSKTIPSLCQYREYAKNDSRPNTPPVFPIYAVGEVLKWIKSEGGLKAMQSRNEAKAKPLYDFLDAQDFFRAHAQKGSRSLMNVTFRLPTEDLEKQFIKEATAAGMDGLKGHRSAGGMRASIYNAFPPEGVTALVAFMEKFAKANANKAMA
- a CDS encoding DUF1015 domain-containing protein; translated protein: MPRISPFHAVRPRPEQVGRVVGLPHDVDSREEAIRLSRDNPSSFLHVVHAEADVPEPLVEGDARVPAQAAKAFKRLLDEGVFVRDDAARVFVYRQSGEVAGEFHSQTGLLCCVDLRDYDEGRIKKHEKTLSAKEDRHVAHLLAVRAHAAPVLLACRDDERIKSLLREHTSRAPLYDFTDAIRHEVWAVEDGSAFVEAFGRLDGAYIADGHHRSAAASRVASTLREERGAGRGDLECDRYLVALFPASELKILPFHRAIRDLRGLTPAQFLDALARVADIADASTPEPGGAGTVGVRIKGVPGWRRATFHADRVDRDDPVRSLDVSLLADLVLEPILGVTDPRSDPRIECVPGARGVGELERMLDEGEAEVVFTLHPTAIGQLLSVADANKTMPPKSTCFEPKIRPGLLVHMLD